From a single Melospiza georgiana isolate bMelGeo1 chromosome 5, bMelGeo1.pri, whole genome shotgun sequence genomic region:
- the SCOC gene encoding short coiled-coil protein, translating into MMNADMDAVEAENQVELEEKTRLINQVLELQHTLEDLSARVDAVKEENLKLKSENQVLGQYIENLMSASSVFQTTDTKSKRK; encoded by the exons ATGATGAACGCTGATATGGATG CTGTTGAGGCTGAGAATCAGGTGGAATTAGAAGAGAAAACACGGCTTATTAATCAAGTTTTGGAACTGCAGCACACGCTCGAAG ATCTCTCAGCACGAGTAGATGCTGTTAAGGAAGAAAACTTGAAACTGAAATCAGAAAACCAAGTTCTTGGACAGTATATAGAAAATCTGATGTCAGCATCTAGTGTTTTCCAAACAACTGacacaaaaagcaaaaggaagtaA